In one Rutidosis leptorrhynchoides isolate AG116_Rl617_1_P2 chromosome 8, CSIRO_AGI_Rlap_v1, whole genome shotgun sequence genomic region, the following are encoded:
- the LOC139863958 gene encoding uncharacterized protein, with the protein MEAVSEITQLKLITNQNSDVMIRVKVHITWRKTYWKNPNSASSFEMIFVDSEGSKIRATLDKAVMTFFGSTFKEGNYYEVSNFRVGKDNDDVPLLDHHFKIHILRRSRVRKTPSFEIQKDVFRVVNYADVNQSLLKQDEIFYVVGKLVELKELRATRNKGMETKCSEFQLQDLSGENIKCALWGQHATHLHEFVAALDDTFKNNVVMLIHNCRLKVWEDAPQVSNMLWGCRVYLNEAVAPVEQYKSMMAATQTDPGMNQSSSTAINPTTFVMLGRVLEIVKTEGWFGYKCNKCNFKVINRFDVDSESTMLECVQCECADPSDYPTEIQQLDNKKFAFMFNISTRNLEYINSGFTVSDVTNEDDVIEALEEKFKNKKSNYEFIDPTAFHSTPLNTFKLEYMDSKQFWSERKSESPIEETTNETPTSGATKAIEDLKIPRLADF; encoded by the exons ATGGAAGCTGTGAGTGAAATCACCCAGTTGAAACTCATCACTAACCAAAACAGTGATGTCATGATAAGAGTTAAAGTGCATATCACCTGGAGAAAAACATATTGGAAAAACCCCAATAGCGCATCATCCTTCGAGATGATATTTGTCGATTCCGAG GGTTCTAAAATAAGGGCGACATTGGACAAAGCTGTGATGACATTCTTTGGTAGCACTTTCAAAGAAGGAAACTATTATGAAGTTAGCAATTTTCGTGTTGGCAAAGACAATGATGATGTTCCTCTTCTTGATCATCATTTTAAGATCCACATACTGCGTAGATCTAGAGTCCGAAAAACTCCATCTTTTGAGATCCAGAAGGATGTCTTTAGAGTTGTCAACTATGCTGATGTAAATCAATCTCTGTTGAAGCAAGATGAAATTTTTT ATGTGGTTGGAAAGTTAGTTGAACTAAAAGAGCTACGTGCGACACGCAACAAGGGGATGGAAACAAAGTGTAGTGAATTTCAACTGCAAGACTTAAG TGGTGAGAACATTAAATGTGCACTGTGGGGACAACATGCAACTCACCTTCATGAGTTTGTTGCTGCTTTGGATGATACATTCAAGAATAATGTTGTCATGCTTATTCACAACTGCAGACTTAAGGTTTGGGAAG ATGCTCCCCAAGTTAGCAATATGTTGTGGGGATGTCGTGTTTACTTAAACGAGGCAGTTGCACCTGTTGAACAATATAAGTCAAT GATGGCTGCTACTCAAACTGATCCTGGGATGAATCAATCATCTTCTACTGCCATTAAT CCAACAACATTTGTGATGCTTGGTAGAGTGTTAGAAATAGTGAAAACTGAAGGTTGGTTTGGCTACAAGTGCAACAAATGCAACTTTAAAGTTATCAATAGGTTTGATGTTGATTCTGAATCCACTATGTTAGAGTGCGTTCAATGTGAG TGTGCAGACCCTTCAGATTACCCGACTGAGATACAACAACTGGACAATAAAAAGTTTGCTTTCATGTTTAACATCAGTACTAGAAATCTTGAGTACATCAACTCTGGTTTCACTGTCAGCGATGTTACAAatgaggatgatgttattgaagctTTAGAAGAAAAATTCAAGAACAAGAAAAGCAACTATGAGTTTATTGATCCTACTGCTTTCCACAGTACTCCGTTGAACACTTTCAAG TTGGAGTACATGGACTCCAAGCAGTTCTGGTCAGAACGAAAAAGTGAATCTCCTATCGAAGAGACTACAAATGAGACACCTACTTCTGGTGCTACAAAAGCAATCGAGGATTTGAAGATTCCAAGACTTGCAGATTTTTAA